A window of Echeneis naucrates chromosome 13, fEcheNa1.1, whole genome shotgun sequence contains these coding sequences:
- the tmem97 gene encoding sigma intracellular receptor 2 isoform X3: MMPQNSTCPGEVIVFILTGLLSFSLLIFLLLGIVIFSKYRSLLRTLREVRGKLVQRSVPQLETPIIPERLTVAVQQGMEAEQDEEAELPLGTLLQNSSTVRSSSRKLWRGLQQGPNFSKSDLNLLQLIKAGKEGVFYQARMNRGTCKGHNMLTCKISKEGVRPKHVDMEVSIMRKLAHHKNILQLLDWNTTEEPYVLIMEYVSYGTLRTFLQTNRGNLCTNSELQSLLTIACYHIALAMQHLRSKMIVHCDLALRNIMVNRFPWEVKVAEFGLARDFTRLTSRHSSRWKSPRQRVPLRWYPPEYFKNNHYGFKGDVWAFGIVLWEMQTFGTLPYPDLETSEAVIYHICIGHKNSNPDGCRPEM, translated from the exons ATGATGCCACAGAACTCCACCTGTCCAG gTGAGGTTATCGTCTTCATCCTGACTGGACTCCTCTCCTTCAGCCTCCTCATCTTCCTTCTGCTGGGCATCGTCATCTTCTCAAA GTATCGTTCTCTGCTCCGGACTCTTCGGGAGGTGAGGGGGAAGCTGGTGCAGCGTTctgtccctcagctggaaacACCCATCATTCCTGAGAGGTTGACCGTGGCGGTGCAGCAGGGGATGGAGGCGGAGCAGGACGAGGAGGCGGAGCTTCCTCTGGGGACTCTCCTGCAGAACAGCAGCACAGTCAGGTCCTCGTCCAGGAAGCTGTGGAGAGGCCTGCAGCAG GGTCCTAATTTCTCCAAGTCAGACCTGaacctgctgcagctgatcaaAGCGGGAAAGGAGGGCGTCTTCTATCAGGCCCGAATGAACAGGGGGACCTGCAAAGGACACAACATGCTCACATGCAAGATCAGCAAAGAAG GAGTCCGTCCCAAACATGTGGATATGGAAGTTTCCATCATGAGGAAACTGGCGCACCACAAGAAcatcctccagctgctggaCTGGAACACCACGGAGG AGCCGTATGTCCTGATCATGGAGTACGTGAGCTACGGCACCCTGAGGACCTTCCTGCAGACCAACAGAGGGAACCTGTGCACCAACTCGGAGCTGCAGAGTCTCCTCACCATCGCCTGCTACCACATCGCTCTGGCCATGCAGCACCTGCGCTCCAAAATG ATCGTCCACTGTGACCTGGCTCTCAGGAACATCATGGTGAACCGGTTCCCCTGGGAAGTCAAAGTGGCTGAGTTTGGTTTGGCCCGCGACTTCACACGTCTGACGAGCCGCCACAGCAGTCGGTGGAAAAGTCCACGG cagcGGGTTCCTCTGCGTTGGTATCCACCTGAATACTTCAAGAACAACCACTACGGCTTCAAAGGAGACGTCTGGGCCTTCGGCATCGTGCTGTGGGAGATGCAGACGTTTG GAACCTTACCGTACCCGGACTTGGAGACGTCGGAGGCCGTCATCTACCACATCTGTATCGGTCATAAGAACTCCAACCCCGACGGCTGCAGGCCGGAGATGTGA
- the tmem97 gene encoding sigma intracellular receptor 2 isoform X2: protein MMPQNSTCPGEVIVFILTGLLSFSLLIFLLLGIVIFSKYRSLLRTLREVRGKLVQRSVPQLETPIIPERLTVAVQQGMEAEQDEEAELPLGTLLQNSSTVRSSSRKLWRGLQQGPNFSKSDLNLLQLIKAGKEGVFYQARMNRGTCKGHNMLTCKISKEGVRPKHVDMEVSIMRKLAHHKNILQLLDWNTTEEPYVLIMEYVSYGTLRTFLQTNRGNLCTNSELQSLLTIACYHIALAMQHLRSKMIVHCDLALRNIMVNRFPWEVKVAEFGLARDFTRLTSRHSSRWKSPRQRVPLRWYPPEYFKNNHYGFKGDVWAFGIVLWEMQTFGEPHNTFSTVLLVYFILKCRPQEPYRTRTWRRRRPSSTTSVSVIRTPTPTAAGRRCEST, encoded by the exons ATGATGCCACAGAACTCCACCTGTCCAG gTGAGGTTATCGTCTTCATCCTGACTGGACTCCTCTCCTTCAGCCTCCTCATCTTCCTTCTGCTGGGCATCGTCATCTTCTCAAA GTATCGTTCTCTGCTCCGGACTCTTCGGGAGGTGAGGGGGAAGCTGGTGCAGCGTTctgtccctcagctggaaacACCCATCATTCCTGAGAGGTTGACCGTGGCGGTGCAGCAGGGGATGGAGGCGGAGCAGGACGAGGAGGCGGAGCTTCCTCTGGGGACTCTCCTGCAGAACAGCAGCACAGTCAGGTCCTCGTCCAGGAAGCTGTGGAGAGGCCTGCAGCAG GGTCCTAATTTCTCCAAGTCAGACCTGaacctgctgcagctgatcaaAGCGGGAAAGGAGGGCGTCTTCTATCAGGCCCGAATGAACAGGGGGACCTGCAAAGGACACAACATGCTCACATGCAAGATCAGCAAAGAAG GAGTCCGTCCCAAACATGTGGATATGGAAGTTTCCATCATGAGGAAACTGGCGCACCACAAGAAcatcctccagctgctggaCTGGAACACCACGGAGG AGCCGTATGTCCTGATCATGGAGTACGTGAGCTACGGCACCCTGAGGACCTTCCTGCAGACCAACAGAGGGAACCTGTGCACCAACTCGGAGCTGCAGAGTCTCCTCACCATCGCCTGCTACCACATCGCTCTGGCCATGCAGCACCTGCGCTCCAAAATG ATCGTCCACTGTGACCTGGCTCTCAGGAACATCATGGTGAACCGGTTCCCCTGGGAAGTCAAAGTGGCTGAGTTTGGTTTGGCCCGCGACTTCACACGTCTGACGAGCCGCCACAGCAGTCGGTGGAAAAGTCCACGG cagcGGGTTCCTCTGCGTTGGTATCCACCTGAATACTTCAAGAACAACCACTACGGCTTCAAAGGAGACGTCTGGGCCTTCGGCATCGTGCTGTGGGAGATGCAGACGTTTGGTGAGCCTCACAACACTTTCAGTACAGTGTTGTtggtgtattttattttgaaatgccgTCCACAGGAACCTTACCGTACCCGGACTTGGAGACGTCGGAGGCCGTCATCTACCACATCTGTATCGGTCATAAGAACTCCAACCCCGACGGCTGCAGGCCGGAGATGTGAGTCCACCTGA
- the tmem97 gene encoding sigma intracellular receptor 2 isoform X1, producing MMPQNSTCPGEVIVFILTGLLSFSLLIFLLLGIVIFSKYRSLLRTLREVRGKLVQRSVPQLETPIIPERLTVAVQQGMEAEQDEEAELPLGTLLQNSSTVRSSSRKLWRGLQQGPNFSKSDLNLLQLIKAGKEGVFYQARMNRGTCKGHNMLTCKISKEGVRPKHVDMEVSIMRKLAHHKNILQLLDWNTTEEPYVLIMEYVSYGTLRTFLQTNRGNLCTNSELQSLLTIACYHIALAMQHLRSKMIVHCDLALRNIMVNRFPWEVKVAEFGLARDFTRLTSRHSSRWKSPRQRVPLRWYPPEYFKNNHYGFKGDVWAFGIVLWEMQTFGTLPYPDLETSEAVIYHICIGHKNSNPDGCRPEILHIMQDCWREPHTLRPSFSDIIHMLEDVMESDADYVDVLSPELLVKDGAEYHEAKSLRAASITVEDQSPI from the exons ATGATGCCACAGAACTCCACCTGTCCAG gTGAGGTTATCGTCTTCATCCTGACTGGACTCCTCTCCTTCAGCCTCCTCATCTTCCTTCTGCTGGGCATCGTCATCTTCTCAAA GTATCGTTCTCTGCTCCGGACTCTTCGGGAGGTGAGGGGGAAGCTGGTGCAGCGTTctgtccctcagctggaaacACCCATCATTCCTGAGAGGTTGACCGTGGCGGTGCAGCAGGGGATGGAGGCGGAGCAGGACGAGGAGGCGGAGCTTCCTCTGGGGACTCTCCTGCAGAACAGCAGCACAGTCAGGTCCTCGTCCAGGAAGCTGTGGAGAGGCCTGCAGCAG GGTCCTAATTTCTCCAAGTCAGACCTGaacctgctgcagctgatcaaAGCGGGAAAGGAGGGCGTCTTCTATCAGGCCCGAATGAACAGGGGGACCTGCAAAGGACACAACATGCTCACATGCAAGATCAGCAAAGAAG GAGTCCGTCCCAAACATGTGGATATGGAAGTTTCCATCATGAGGAAACTGGCGCACCACAAGAAcatcctccagctgctggaCTGGAACACCACGGAGG AGCCGTATGTCCTGATCATGGAGTACGTGAGCTACGGCACCCTGAGGACCTTCCTGCAGACCAACAGAGGGAACCTGTGCACCAACTCGGAGCTGCAGAGTCTCCTCACCATCGCCTGCTACCACATCGCTCTGGCCATGCAGCACCTGCGCTCCAAAATG ATCGTCCACTGTGACCTGGCTCTCAGGAACATCATGGTGAACCGGTTCCCCTGGGAAGTCAAAGTGGCTGAGTTTGGTTTGGCCCGCGACTTCACACGTCTGACGAGCCGCCACAGCAGTCGGTGGAAAAGTCCACGG cagcGGGTTCCTCTGCGTTGGTATCCACCTGAATACTTCAAGAACAACCACTACGGCTTCAAAGGAGACGTCTGGGCCTTCGGCATCGTGCTGTGGGAGATGCAGACGTTTG GAACCTTACCGTACCCGGACTTGGAGACGTCGGAGGCCGTCATCTACCACATCTGTATCGGTCATAAGAACTCCAACCCCGACGGCTGCAGGCCGGAGAT ACTCCACATCATGCAGGACTGCTGGAGGGAGCCGCACACGCTGAGACCTTCATTCAGCGACATCATCCACATGTTGGAGGACGTGATGGAGAGCGACGCA GACTATGTGGACGTGTTGAGCCCGGAGCTGCTGGTCAAAGACGGGGCCGAATATCACGAAGCTAAAAGTCTCCGAGCTGCCAGCATCACTGTGGAGGATCAAAGCCCCATCTGA
- the tmem97 gene encoding sigma intracellular receptor 2 isoform X4 produces the protein MELCFLTLTLTKNICARSRDGHAGHVPPRVRRGSAAPGPAPRHPVSQWASYFRKTCVFTPQRSSNPDPGPWTVIRVRPGPDTMALRALELLFFFYFSSHIPITAMIDLQALLPAHLFPQQLRDLLAWYGEAFRDPLVLDPPGWYRSLVLCEAVFQTPFFPVAAYAFFKGGCKWIRTPAIIYSTHVATTLVPILAHILLHEFPMTPHPGPQTMQERWLLVSVYAPYLLVPVLLLLTMLLSSTYNSTAGPPQAKSKKKN, from the exons ATGGAATTATgttttctaaccctaacccttacaaAAAATATCTGTGCGCGCTCTCGTGACGGGCATGCAGGACATGTCCCGCCCCGTGTGAGGAGGGGCAGTGCGGCTCCTGGCCCCGCCCCTCGCCACCCTGTCAGCCAATGGGCGTCGTATTTTAGGAAAACATGCGTTTTTACGCCACAGCGGAGCTCGAACCCGGACCCTGGACCCTGGACCGTGATCCGGGTCAGACCAGGACCTGATACCATGGCGCTGCGCGCTCTGGAGCTGCtgttcttcttctacttctccTCTCACATCCCGATCACCGCCATGATCGACCTGCAGGCGCTGCTGCCCGCACACCTGTTCCCGCAGCAG CTCCGGGATCTGCTGGCCTGGTACGGTGAGGCGTTCAGGGACCCGCTGGTCCTGGACCCTCCGGGGTGGTACCGGTCCCTGGTCCTGTGTGAGGCGGTTTTCCAGACTCCCTTCTTTCCCGTCGCTGCTTACGCTTTCTTCAAAG gTGGCTGTAAGTGGATCAGGACTCCGGCCATCATCTACTCCACGCATGTGGCCACCACGCTGGTCCCCATCCTGGCACACATCCTGCTCCATGAGTTCCCCATGACGCCCCACCCTGGCCCCCAGACCATGCAGGAGCGCTGGCTGCTCGTCTCCGTATACGCCCCCTACCTTCTGgttcctgtgctgctgctgctcaccatGCTTCTGTCCTCCACCTACAACTCCACCGCCGGACCCCCGCAGGCCAAGagcaagaagaagaactga